The genomic segment CCATGACCTGTATCAATCCTGACCGGAGACCAGAAGATTATGACAATTACATCTGGATAAGGGACGCTGAAAAAAACAGTCTTGTTGTCGGCTCAAAAGCGCGCATTCTTTACCAGGATGCACAGGGACGGGTTAATATTGCCCTGAAATTTAATGAAATGGTAAGAAAAAAAGAGATAGGCCCTGTAATACTGGGAAGAGATCACCATGATCCAGGAGGCACGGATTCCCCTTTCCGTGAAACAGCCAATATCAAAGACGGCAGCAATGTAACAGCCGACATGTCAGCCCACTGCTTTGCAGGAAATGCAGCAAGGGGAATGTCCATGATTGCCCTGCATAACGGCGGAGGCACAGGCATTGGAAAGGCCATTAACGGCGGATACGGTCTGGTACTTGACGGAAGCCAGCGCATAGACAAAATCATAAAATCTGCTGTTTTATGGGATGTAATGGGCGGGGTTGCCCGCAGAAACTGGGCGCGCAATCCCAATGCAATGTCTGTTGCAGCAGAATACAACAGGGAAAATGAAAACGGGGATCAGATAACAATTCCTTATCTGGTTGATGAAGCTGTGATTGAAGATAAGGTAAGAGCCATGTTAAAACATTAAACCTGTAAATTCAAATTAATAAATTTTGATAAAATACTCAATGGAATATGAATTACGAATTTGTTATCGGTGTTATAACCAGTTATTATTTTTATGATTTATGATTACTGTTGTTGTATTTGTCAGACAAAGCTGGTATATAAAATCCAAATATGCCTTAGTAGATAAGGCTGTTTTTCTGCTGGTAACGGCTTACCTGAATCAGTAGTTTAAGGGGACGCATAAAGTATCACTGCATACGCTGATTAACTCATTGGTAAATCATGGGCTAAAATGGGTAATTTAAAAGAAATTTTTGAAAAATTACACTTTAAACCTGAAACCGGGCTTGTTTTTTGCGATAATCCAAAAGTCGAGCATACCGGTGAACTTTACCATATTCAGGAAAAAGCAAAAAAATTAAAAGCTGCGGCTGTTTTATTTCGCAGAAAATACAATGAAAATAAAATAATAGACTCAAAGCCAGTTGTTTATATTTATGAAAAAGAAGAGTTATTTTCTGAAAAAGATCATGAAGATCATAAAGATTTACACGCAAAAATCTGGAGTGCAGGAGACATTGATGTCTATTTTATAGTATCAAAAACAAGGATAGATATTTTTAATGCCCGCAAGCCTGCGGAAGTCAAACCAGAACAGAAACTAAGTTTAGAAAATTTATGTTTGGTTAGTGAAGCCCTGGAAAAATTCAATGATCAGCGTTTTTCCGCAATGGTGTTTGGCAGGGGAATTTTTTGGGAGCAGGAGGATTTTAATAATCATTTTAAAGAAGAAGACGCACCTTTTCATCGGCTTTTGGCATATCTGATGTCTGCCCGTAAATATTTAAGAGCAAAGCCTAAAGGTCTTTCAGGGACTACAATTGACAAGTTTTTGATTGTCTGTATTTTGGTAAAATTTCTGGAAGGCATTAAGGATGATAATGGAAAGCATACTTTAAGAGCTATCTATAAAAAACAAAAGGTAAAAGATTTTCCAGAGGCTCTATTAAAAGGCAGATGTATATCTGTTTTGGATGAGTTAGCCGGAGAATTTAACGGAAGCATATTTAATTGTTTTAAAATTGAAGAAAAAAAAGAAATTGAACAAACTGATCTAAAACCTGTGTCTGATTTTTTAGAAGCCAAACTTGATATAGCCCAAAATCAGTATTTTCTTTGGGAACAATACAGCTTTCATCATTTGCCAGTAGAACTTATAAGCTCTATTTATGAAAATTTTTTACAAAAAGAAGATAGCAAAAGAGAAAAAGGAATAATTTATACACCTCCGTTCCTGGTAAATTTTCTTATTGATGAAGTTATGCCTTTGGACAAAGCAGAGATATACTTTTCCCAGAATCAATTCAAAGTGTTTGATCCAAGCTGTGGTTCTGGTGTTTTTCTCGTGGCTGCCTACAAACGGATGTTGCAATGGTGGTCAATTAATCAATATAAAAAAACACAGGAGATTAAATTTCCTGATAAGAAAATCTGCCAGCAAATCCTGGAAAATAATATTTTTGGTGTTGATATTCATAACACTGCTGCGCTTATTACTGTTTTCAGCCTGACGATTGCCTTGCTGGATAAGCTTGAACCTAAACAAATTTGGACAAATTTAAAATTAAACGGTTTGCAGGACAATATTCAGACTCAGGATTTTTTTGAATGGGCTGCCGGTGCCAAAAATAGAGGCAGTGAATTTGATTTGGTAATCGGGAATCCGCCGTTTAATGATGAAAAAGGAAGAAGCAGTCATCAAATTGATCCTGAATTAGTTTCAAAAATTGGTTTTAAACATCCAAAAGTACCAGGAAATAAATTCGCTTTGCAGTTTTTTGAGGGAGGAATGGCTTTAGGTAAAAAAGTTTTCCTAATTATTCCTTCAAATGTACTGCTGTACAATAAAAATGCTCAAACATACCGGGAACAAATCTTCAAAAATTTTACAATTGAGCAAATTTTTGATTTTACACATTTAAGACGTGTATTATTTGGCAGTGTTGATACACCTGTTTGTGCTGTTCTGGCAGATTCAAGAGAAAGCAATGGTAATGCAATAGAACATACGGTTGTTAAACGTGTCCTTTCTTCTGAAAAAAAAATAGCTTTTGAAATAGATCATTATGACTGTCACGTTGTACCCCATGACTGGGCAATTGATGGCGCAAAACAATTCATCTGGAAAACCAACTTATTGGGAGGTGGCAGGTTATTTCATTTTATTTATCGTTTGAGCTTATTACCAACATTGAAGAATTTCATTGCTTCACAAACTGGTTGGAAAGAAACAAGAGGTTTTGAAGGTGGAACAAACTTAGCAGAAAAAGATCAAGATAGAATTATAGATATAATGGAAAATAGTGATCCTGTTATAGAAAAAAACGTTGAAATTTATTCTGATAAACTAAAAGATCGGTTTATGTATGAACCACCTTTTATGATTATTGATCAGATTTTTGGGAAAAATTGCTTATCCGTTTGTTTTATTCCTAAAGATAATAATTTTACAACAAAGCCATATTTATATTATAATCGTGATTTTATTGGTATCAGCGTACCGTTAGAAGATGAGATTACACTGAAAGAAATTTCTGATTTTATTCTGCTCAAAAAATTTGAAAATCAATTAAATTACCAGCTTTATGTGTTAGCTGTCAGCAGCAGTTCTTTGGTATTAAAAGAAACTGGTATTAATAAATCAGATATATTGTCTATACCATATTCCATAGATAATAAAGAATGCCTAAAACTTTCCAAAACAGAAAAAATATTACAAGATGATGTATTAAAATATTATGTTCATTTAGGCAAGGCTATCAGCAAAAAAGGAGATGGCCGGATACTCCATGAGAAAGTAAGTAAAAAACAGCTTGAAAAATTCGGTAAAATTTTTTGCAGTATTGTTAATCCTATGCACGCTGAAAATGAAATGTCCTGGCAGATTGGAGATGTTTATCAAACCGAAAAAGCATTTATTATCTATCAATTCATTTTCGGTGCAAAAAAACAAGTAAAGCCATTTGGGGTAAAAAAAATATCTATTGGTGATTTAGATAAACAACTGAACAACATTCTGTTCAACGACAAAGAAAACAGTTCTGCCATTTTTACCAGGGTTACACGTATTTACGGTAGTCAAGATGATTATGATTATCTCATTTTGATAAAACCGGCCGCAGCACGCTATTGGCTCAATTCAATAGCTGTGCGCGATGCAGATGAAACTGTCTTAGACTATTATGAAGCCGGATATTAAACATGAACAAACCAAAGCCAGCCAATAGAAAATCCGGCGCAACTATTGACAATTTAATTTCTTTTATTGTACAGGAGCAATTAAGCGTTTTAAAAAATGTGAACATGGATTAAGCAGTTCCAATCCCAAAGTTGGAAAACCATTACCTCAAAATGGGATTGTGGCGTATGTAAAATCAGGTAAATTTGAGGATTATTTTGTCAAAATTAACAAACAAATTCAGGATATTTCAAATTGTTATTCTCAAAAAACAGATGAATTTGGTTTGACATGGAATGAATCAGAAAAACTTGAAAAAATTTATTTCCAATCAATCGGCAGACTTTTTTCCAAGCACCCCCGTCAAAAAGATTCTGCTGTCATTTTACACCATTTCTGGGTTTATATAACTTAACTACCATGTGCATACAGGGACTAATCTTATCAGTCCTGTTTTCTGAAAATTCAATATCTCCGCAGACCACCATGGCATCAGGGCATATTGACGCAGATAATGCTGTGATTTCTGCTTTTGCCTGCCATTGAAAATATTTCACCGTTAAAGAATTCGCTTTTATAGTCAGCGTCCTTTTCCATTGAAAGATATTCCTGCCTGGTATAATATGTTTTTTTTGTTAATACTTTGCCCATATATTTATTCCGCATTTTTTAACAATACATTATTAAAAAAAACAAGGCAAGATGTGAATCATCAATTTTAAATTTAAGTAAAAACAATATGATAACAAAACTATTTTACAATGCTTCTATTTACACGCCTGTTGATCATGGAAGTCCGGCAGCAGGTCTGGCGCAGTCCGAGATAAAACATTTTGAACATGGAGCAGTCCTTGTCAAAAACGGCATGATTGCAGATATTGGAGAAGAAAACAAAGTAATATCAAGAACCGGCAGTGAAAAAATTCATCAAAAGATTGACTGCAAAGGCAGATGCTTTATTCCAGGGTTTGTTGATCCCCATACCCATATGTGTTTTGCCAGGACAAGGGAAGGTGAATTTGAGCAGAGAATACAGGGAATTCCTTACCTGGAAATATTAAAACAAGGCGGGGGCATACTTTCTTCGGTGCGTGCAGTTGCCCAGGCTGATGAAGATGAATTGTTTGAAGTTACAATAAAAAACATGTTATCGGCACTTAAAACCGGAACCACGACCCTTGAAATCAAAAGCGGTTACGGGCTTGATACTGAAAATGAACTAAAGATGCTCAGGGTAATTAAAAAAGTTGCTGAACACACCCCGTTAGATGTTGTTCCCACTTTTCTCGGTGCCCATGCCGTACCGCTTGAATATATTGATAATCCTGATGCTTTTGTAAACCTGGTTGTTGATGAAATGCTGCCGGCAGTAAAAGACCAGGGTATTGCAGAATACTGCGATGTATTCTGCGAACAAGGGGTATTTTCCCTTTCACAAAGCAGGAAAATTCTAAAGGCTTCACAGGGGCTTGGGCTTGGAATAAAAATTCATGCTGACGAGGTTAATGATCTTGGCGGAGGCGGGCTTGCAGCAGAACTTGGTGCGGTTTCAGCAGATCATCTCCTGGCTGTAAGCACTGAAAATATTGATAAAATGGCAAAGGCAGGGGTTATTGCAACTCTTCTTCCTGCAACAGCTTACAGTCTGCGCAAGCCCTGTGCCCGTGCAAAACATATGATTGAAAGGGGGCTGGCAGTTGCTTTGGCAACAGACTGCAATCCGGGTTCAAGCTATACCTGGTCAATGCCTTTTATTTTCGGGCTGGCTGTTATGAACATGGGGCTTTCTCCTGCCCAGGCTTTAACAGCCTCAACCCTGAATTCTGCTTATGTACTTGGAATGGAAAAACAGGCAGGAAGTCTTGACAAAGGAAAGCAGGCTGATTTTCTCATGCTGGAAGGCAAAACACCTTCAATTTTGGCATATAATGCAGGGGGTTGTCCTGTGAAGGCTGTTTATAAACTCGGTGAACCTGTAAGTCTGAATTAAGGAGACAAAAAATGAAAAAAATTATTGAATGCGTGCCGAATTTTTCCGAAGGCCGAAACCAGGATGTTATTAATGCTATTGCCAGGGCAATAAAGGAAACCAGTGGATGTCAGCTTTTGGATATTGATTCAGGGGTTTCAACAAACCGCACTGTTTATACATTTGTGGGTGAGCCGGACTCTGTTCTTAAAGGAGCACTTGCAGCAGCAAGAACAGCCAGAAAACATATTGATATGCGTAAGCACAAAGGAGAGCATCCCAGGTTTGGTGCAATGGATGTGTGTCCCTTTATCCCGGTTGCCAATACAGATATGGAAGAATGTGCTGATATTGCAAGAAAGTTTGGCAAAAAGGCGGCAGAGGAACTGCAGATTCCCGTTTTTTTATATGAAGAAGCTGCAGAATATGATTATCGCCGTAAACTTCCTGATATACGTTATGGGGAGTATGAGGGGCTTGCTCAAAAGCTAAAAGATCCAAAATGGAAACCTGATTTTGGTCCTGCAGAATTTATTCCTGAATGGGGAGCCACTGCCGCAGGTGCGCGTATGTTTCTCATTGCTTTTAATATCAATATTCTGGGAACTTCCAATCAGGCTCACCGAATTGCCCTGAACCTGAGAGAAGCAGGCAGGGGAGAAGATCAGCCCGGACGTTTAAAAGAGGTTAAAGCCATAGGATGGTTTGTTGATGAATATAATATGGCCCAGGTAACAGCTAACCTAAGCAATTACAGGGTAACATCCATACATCATTTGTTTGAAGAAGTTAAAAAAGAGGCTGCAGCTTTGAATGTCGGGGTGGCAGGTTCTGAACTTGTGGGCATTGTACCCCTGGAAGCCATTCTTATGGCTGCTGATTTTTATATTAAAAAAGACAATCTGTTTATACTTGATGAAGATCAAAAGATACGCCTGGCAATTGACCGTCTGGGGCTTAACTCAATAGCTACCTTTGAGCCAAATGAAAAAATCATAGACTATATTGTCTCAGAGCCTCCTGATGAACCCCTTGCCCAAATGAGTCTTCGGGATTTTATCCTTGAAGTAGGCTCAAGGTCGTCTGCTCCAGGAGGCGGGTCGGTTTCAGCAGTACTTGCAGCTATGGGAACAGGGCTGGGGGCAATGGTGGCAAAACTGACCTGGGGAGTACGTAAATATGAAGCTCTGGATGCAAAGATGCGTAAGATTATTCAGCCTCTTCATGAAATTACCAGGGCACTTATACCCATGATTGATGAAGATACCAGGGCTTTTAATGAATATATGGAAGGGCTGCAAATGCCCGGAAACACTGATAAAGAAAAAAAAGACAGGCTTGAAAAAATGCAGAAAGGGCTTAAAACAGCAATTTCAGTACCCTTTAAAACAATGAAGCTTGGAGACAGTGCATGGGATGCAATGTGCGATGCAGCCAGGTACGGCAACCCTGCTTCCAAATCAGATATTCAGGTAGGTGCTAGGGCATTGGAAACCGGGATTTGGGGAGCATATCAAAATATTCTTATTAATATGAAGGATATTAAAGATCAGGATTATAAAGCAGGTATCCTTGAACAAGCTGAATCACTAGCAAAAAGAGCAGGGGAAAAATGTACAGAGATTCTTGAATTACTTAAAAATTAAATCTTTAATATTACTTCAGAGTCTCAATACTGCAAATTTAATAAATTTTGAAGCTTCAATTATGCAACCTTTTTTATACAGCCGCATTTTTTGCATAATTTTTTTTGAATATAATAATTTAAAATTAATATATTAAATTATAATCAAAAGGAATAAATATCTTCATGGCATTTAAATTGCTTTCATTTGTTGCCAAATATAAGGAGGGCAAGGATGAAACTGGCGATTACGGTCTGGGAAGACCGGATTTCCCCGCTTTTCGATGCTTCACAAAAGCTTCTTGTGGCGGAGATAAGAAATGCAAAGGTTTGCAGCAGGCAGTATCAGTCGTTTCAACCTGGAATACCTTTGAAACAGGCTGGCAGGCTGCGCGAACTGGAGGTAGATGTTCTGATCTGCGGGGCTATTTCAGAAATGCCGTCAACAATGATTAATTCATATGGAATCAGCCTGATTCCATTTATCACCGGCAAGGTTGAAGAAGTATTAAATGCCTATATTGATAATACATTAAATAAACCTGAACATCATATGCCAGGCTGCAGGTTCAGGTGCGGCAGGCATGGGGCACGACAGCACGGACACAACCATACCAGGAAAAGAAGATGCAAATCTGTAAACAAGGATCTATAAATAAAAGGAGGTTAAATGGAAAAGATATTGATAGTGGGCTGTAAAAAGTCAATGGATGATGTGTGTATAGCATGTTCAAGATGTATGGTAGGATTCAACCGCAGAGAAGGTGAATTCAGCCGTTACAAGGATACTGATGCTGAACTTATAGGGATTTTAAACTGTGGAGACTGCCCAGGAGCTGCAGTTGTTACCAGACTTGCCCAGTTTAATCTCTGGAATAATCTTATGAACGAGAAGCCCACAAAGATTCATATTGCCCCGTGTATTAAAGATCACTGTCCCTACAAAGAAACTCTTATGGGTAAAATCAAGGCCAAAGCCGGAATAGAAGTGATTGAAGGAACCCATCCTTATCTCCCGAACAATATTTTTGCATAAACTGGCACAGGGGACAGATATCTGGTATGATGTCTGTCCTTTTCCAGAACAAGGATTTAACTCTGCATCAGTCTGTATTTTAAATAAGTATAACGTTTCCTGGTTTTATCATTTTGCACCCCGATTGCCAGGGCTTTTTTTGTGCCTACCAGGATAACCAGTTCCCTGCCCCTTGTTATTCCAGTGTAAATAAGATTTCTCTGCAAGAGCATATAATGCTGAATTGCAACAGGCATTATGACAACAGGATATTCAGATCCCTGGGATTTATGCACAGATACAGCATAAGCTAAAACAAGCTCATCCAGATCAGAGTAATCATAAACAACATTGCGGCTGTCAAATGAAATATGAACCTCCTGAGTTTCATTAACAATCTTTTTTATCCGGCCTATATCACCATTATAAACATCTTTATCATAATTATTTTTAACCTGCATAACCTTGTCGTTGATTTTATAAAATCTTTGTCCCCTCATTATTCCTTCTGTTGAGGGATTCAGGGTTTTCTGTAATTCTACATTTAGATTTCCAGCACCTACAATGCCTTTATGCATGGGTGTTAATACCTGGATATCATCTATTGGGTCAAATCCAAATCTTCTTGGAATCCTTTCTTTTACAAGCCTGAGAATAATATCTAGAACAGCTTCAGGTTCCTGTTTTTGAATAAAGTAAAAATCATTTTTTGGTGAAGGCGTATTATCATAAAAAGGCATTTTGCCCTGGTTGATCCTGTGGGCATTGACAATAATACGGCTTTGTTTTGCCTGCCTGAAAATCTCTTTTAGAGATACTACAGGAATTGATTGTGAATCTATAATATCATTAAGCACATTGCCTGGTCCCACAGAAGGAAGCTGATTTACATCTCCAACCAGGATAAGAATTGCTGATGCAGGAACAGCCTTGAGCAGGTGATACATGAGAATAGTGTCAACCATTGAGGATTCATCAAGAATTAAAACATCACAGTCCAGAGGATTTTCATAATTTTTTTCAAAAGCTCCTTTTCCAGGACTGAATTTCAAGAGCCTGTGGATGGTTTTAGCAGGATGTCCTGTGGCTTCACTCATTCTTTTGCTGCTCTTCCAGTTGGAGCTGCCAGAAGAATTTTTGCATCTGACCAGGTTAATATTTTCAAAATCCCGTTAATAATAGTGGTCTTGCCTGTGCCGGGGCCTCCTGTGATAACCATAACCTT from the Desulfonema limicola genome contains:
- a CDS encoding NifB/NifX family molybdenum-iron cluster-binding protein, producing MKLAITVWEDRISPLFDASQKLLVAEIRNAKVCSRQYQSFQPGIPLKQAGRLRELEVDVLICGAISEMPSTMINSYGISLIPFITGKVEEVLNAYIDNTLNKPEHHMPGCRFRCGRHGARQHGHNHTRKRRCKSVNKDL
- the ftcD gene encoding glutamate formimidoyltransferase is translated as MKKIIECVPNFSEGRNQDVINAIARAIKETSGCQLLDIDSGVSTNRTVYTFVGEPDSVLKGALAAARTARKHIDMRKHKGEHPRFGAMDVCPFIPVANTDMEECADIARKFGKKAAEELQIPVFLYEEAAEYDYRRKLPDIRYGEYEGLAQKLKDPKWKPDFGPAEFIPEWGATAAGARMFLIAFNINILGTSNQAHRIALNLREAGRGEDQPGRLKEVKAIGWFVDEYNMAQVTANLSNYRVTSIHHLFEEVKKEAAALNVGVAGSELVGIVPLEAILMAADFYIKKDNLFILDEDQKIRLAIDRLGLNSIATFEPNEKIIDYIVSEPPDEPLAQMSLRDFILEVGSRSSAPGGGSVSAVLAAMGTGLGAMVAKLTWGVRKYEALDAKMRKIIQPLHEITRALIPMIDEDTRAFNEYMEGLQMPGNTDKEKKDRLEKMQKGLKTAISVPFKTMKLGDSAWDAMCDAARYGNPASKSDIQVGARALETGIWGAYQNILINMKDIKDQDYKAGILEQAESLAKRAGEKCTEILELLKN
- the hutI gene encoding imidazolonepropionase, which encodes MITKLFYNASIYTPVDHGSPAAGLAQSEIKHFEHGAVLVKNGMIADIGEENKVISRTGSEKIHQKIDCKGRCFIPGFVDPHTHMCFARTREGEFEQRIQGIPYLEILKQGGGILSSVRAVAQADEDELFEVTIKNMLSALKTGTTTLEIKSGYGLDTENELKMLRVIKKVAEHTPLDVVPTFLGAHAVPLEYIDNPDAFVNLVVDEMLPAVKDQGIAEYCDVFCEQGVFSLSQSRKILKASQGLGLGIKIHADEVNDLGGGGLAAELGAVSADHLLAVSTENIDKMAKAGVIATLLPATAYSLRKPCARAKHMIERGLAVALATDCNPGSSYTWSMPFIFGLAVMNMGLSPAQALTASTLNSAYVLGMEKQAGSLDKGKQADFLMLEGKTPSILAYNAGGCPVKAVYKLGEPVSLN
- a CDS encoding ATP-binding domain-containing protein: MPVAIQHYMLLQRNLIYTGITRGRELVILVGTKKALAIGVQNDKTRKRYTYLKYRLMQS
- a CDS encoding HsdM family class I SAM-dependent methyltransferase; translation: MGNLKEIFEKLHFKPETGLVFCDNPKVEHTGELYHIQEKAKKLKAAAVLFRRKYNENKIIDSKPVVYIYEKEELFSEKDHEDHKDLHAKIWSAGDIDVYFIVSKTRIDIFNARKPAEVKPEQKLSLENLCLVSEALEKFNDQRFSAMVFGRGIFWEQEDFNNHFKEEDAPFHRLLAYLMSARKYLRAKPKGLSGTTIDKFLIVCILVKFLEGIKDDNGKHTLRAIYKKQKVKDFPEALLKGRCISVLDELAGEFNGSIFNCFKIEEKKEIEQTDLKPVSDFLEAKLDIAQNQYFLWEQYSFHHLPVELISSIYENFLQKEDSKREKGIIYTPPFLVNFLIDEVMPLDKAEIYFSQNQFKVFDPSCGSGVFLVAAYKRMLQWWSINQYKKTQEIKFPDKKICQQILENNIFGVDIHNTAALITVFSLTIALLDKLEPKQIWTNLKLNGLQDNIQTQDFFEWAAGAKNRGSEFDLVIGNPPFNDEKGRSSHQIDPELVSKIGFKHPKVPGNKFALQFFEGGMALGKKVFLIIPSNVLLYNKNAQTYREQIFKNFTIEQIFDFTHLRRVLFGSVDTPVCAVLADSRESNGNAIEHTVVKRVLSSEKKIAFEIDHYDCHVVPHDWAIDGAKQFIWKTNLLGGGRLFHFIYRLSLLPTLKNFIASQTGWKETRGFEGGTNLAEKDQDRIIDIMENSDPVIEKNVEIYSDKLKDRFMYEPPFMIIDQIFGKNCLSVCFIPKDNNFTTKPYLYYNRDFIGISVPLEDEITLKEISDFILLKKFENQLNYQLYVLAVSSSSLVLKETGINKSDILSIPYSIDNKECLKLSKTEKILQDDVLKYYVHLGKAISKKGDGRILHEKVSKKQLEKFGKIFCSIVNPMHAENEMSWQIGDVYQTEKAFIIYQFIFGAKKQVKPFGVKKISIGDLDKQLNNILFNDKENSSAIFTRVTRIYGSQDDYDYLILIKPAAARYWLNSIAVRDADETVLDYYEAGY
- a CDS encoding CGGC domain-containing protein, translated to MEKILIVGCKKSMDDVCIACSRCMVGFNRREGEFSRYKDTDAELIGILNCGDCPGAAVVTRLAQFNLWNNLMNEKPTKIHIAPCIKDHCPYKETLMGKIKAKAGIEVIEGTHPYLPNNIFA